In Juglans microcarpa x Juglans regia isolate MS1-56 chromosome 8D, Jm3101_v1.0, whole genome shotgun sequence, the following are encoded in one genomic region:
- the LOC121242521 gene encoding 17.9 kDa class II heat shock protein-like, with product MDFRIMGVDSPLFSTLQQMMDLADDTDKSSFNAPTRTYLSDAKAMAATPADVKEYPSSYVFSIDMPGLKPGDIKVQVEDDNVLVISGERRPVQEKEGAKYVRMERRVGKFMRKFVLPENANADAISAVCQDGVLTVTVEKLPPPEPKKPKKIEVKIA from the coding sequence GTGTGGATTCTCCACTGTTCTCTACCCTGCAGCAGATGATGGACCTGGCCGATGACACCGACAAGTCTTCGTTCAACGCTCCTACACGCACCTACTTGAGCGACGCCAAGGCTATGGCCGCTACTCCCGCTGATGTCAAGGAGTACCCAAGCTCCTACGTCTTCAGCATAGACATGCCGGGGCTCAAGCCCGGGGATATCAAGGTCCAGGTAGAGGACGACAATGTGCTCGTGATAAGCGGTGAGAGGAGACCGGTGCAGGAGAAGGAGGGAGCCAAGTATGTGAGGATGGAGAGGAGGGTGGGCAAGTTCATGAGGAAGTTTGTGCTGCCTGAGAATGCCAACGCAGATGCTATCTCTGCGGTTTGTCAGGATGGCGTGTTGACTGTGACAGTGGAGAAGCTTCCGCCTCCAGAGCCCAAGAAGCCCAAGAAAATTGAGGTTAAGATTGCATAA